A DNA window from Spirochaetota bacterium contains the following coding sequences:
- a CDS encoding MFS transporter, with amino-acid sequence MFRAAARFFRPAPHIERRPPDEVKRLYPRFRWSILEATFIGYAVFYVVRNNLAVVSKEMGAALGYDHAMIGDILAVSALSYGLGKFVMGAVSDRCNPRRFMASGLILTALINFIFGGVQSYPLHVALWGLNGFVQGMGWPPCGRSLGHWFSVRERGAIFSLWNIAHNVGGGLAGVTAAWAAGRWGWGGAFTVPGVIACIGAVYIFLRLRDTPQSVGLPPIEEYRNDYPAEMKEDHERELTTRELLVDHVIRNKKLWLFAFANFFVYIVRYSMLDWGPTYLKEVKRATLAGGGLGVFVLEFAGIPSTILMGWLSDRAGGRRGMVSLLCMVPILFAFMGLHLNPAGRLWLDMVFLGVIGFFVYPPVMLLGVAALDMSSKKAVGIAAGFVGLFGYAGRTVQAKGLGLLAGNPAYGWDAVIYAMYVATVIAILLLSFTWKIRPKG; translated from the coding sequence ATGTTCAGAGCCGCCGCGCGATTCTTCAGACCGGCGCCCCATATCGAACGGCGTCCCCCCGATGAGGTGAAGAGGCTCTATCCGCGTTTCCGCTGGAGCATCCTTGAAGCCACCTTCATCGGGTACGCTGTCTTTTACGTGGTGCGTAACAACCTCGCGGTGGTCTCCAAGGAGATGGGGGCCGCCCTCGGCTACGACCACGCCATGATCGGCGATATCCTCGCGGTGAGCGCCCTTTCCTACGGCCTGGGCAAGTTCGTCATGGGCGCGGTATCGGACCGATGCAACCCCCGGCGCTTCATGGCCTCCGGGCTCATCCTCACGGCGCTCATCAATTTCATCTTTGGCGGGGTGCAGAGCTATCCCCTTCATGTCGCCCTCTGGGGCCTGAACGGCTTCGTGCAGGGAATGGGGTGGCCCCCCTGCGGACGGTCCCTGGGACACTGGTTCAGCGTGAGGGAGCGGGGAGCCATTTTCTCCCTATGGAATATCGCCCACAACGTCGGGGGCGGCCTCGCCGGTGTCACGGCGGCCTGGGCGGCCGGCCGGTGGGGATGGGGCGGCGCCTTCACCGTGCCCGGCGTCATTGCCTGTATCGGCGCGGTCTACATCTTTCTGCGCCTCCGCGATACGCCCCAGTCCGTCGGCCTCCCGCCCATCGAGGAATACCGTAACGATTATCCCGCCGAGATGAAGGAAGACCATGAGCGGGAGCTTACGACCAGGGAGCTATTGGTCGATCACGTCATCAGGAATAAAAAGCTCTGGCTCTTCGCCTTCGCCAACTTCTTCGTGTACATCGTCCGCTACAGCATGCTCGATTGGGGGCCCACCTACCTGAAGGAGGTGAAGCGCGCCACCCTGGCCGGGGGCGGCCTCGGCGTCTTCGTGCTGGAGTTCGCCGGCATACCCAGCACCATCCTCATGGGATGGCTCTCCGACCGGGCCGGTGGCCGCCGCGGTATGGTGAGCCTCCTCTGCATGGTCCCCATCCTCTTCGCCTTCATGGGGCTACACCTGAACCCGGCCGGGAGGCTCTGGCTCGACATGGTCTTCCTGGGGGTCATCGGCTTTTTCGTGTATCCGCCGGTGATGCTCCTCGGCGTGGCGGCCCTGGACATGTCGTCGAAGAAGGCCGTGGGCATCGCGGCGGGCTTCGTGGGCCTCTTCGGGTACGCGGGCCGCACGGTCCAGGCCAAGGGGCTGGGCCTCCTGGCGGGTAATCCCGCCTATGGATGGGACGCGGTGATTTATGCCATGTACGTGGCTACGGTGATCGCCATCCTGCTTCTATCCTTCACCTGGAAGATACGGCCGAAGGGGTGA
- a CDS encoding haloacid dehalogenase-like hydrolase produces the protein MLIISCGPSAEFTPIRGFSDRTNRELELFLKRSAAEKGRKIAVFDGDGTVIGQAPHYLADECLFQAALENPGKKPDVINRMRPLSNVSIEYVQLRVRFFEGDTVCSLEDIGDRCFRDYYKDKIFPQMRDLISLLKKNGFEVWIISASPEVMYRPFLSRALGIPVTNVIGVKSVVHGGRITGTMVLPVPQDRGKKEAVETFVQEAPLFAAGNSRGDREMIECSRGMRMIINPDEHVEAGEAESVASYARRSGWLVERIPDVPPEGFPAVSSKKFGIRINKTNR, from the coding sequence TTGCTAATTATTTCCTGCGGTCCCTCGGCCGAGTTTACGCCCATCCGGGGCTTCAGCGACAGGACCAACCGGGAGCTGGAGCTCTTCCTGAAAAGAAGCGCGGCAGAAAAGGGAAGAAAGATCGCGGTCTTTGACGGAGACGGCACCGTCATCGGCCAGGCTCCCCACTACCTGGCAGACGAGTGCCTGTTCCAGGCAGCCCTTGAAAATCCTGGCAAGAAACCTGATGTCATCAATCGTATGCGGCCCCTCTCCAATGTATCCATCGAATATGTGCAGCTGCGGGTGCGCTTCTTCGAGGGAGACACGGTGTGTTCCCTGGAGGATATCGGCGACCGCTGCTTCCGCGACTATTATAAAGACAAGATCTTTCCCCAGATGCGGGATCTGATCTCGCTCCTGAAAAAGAACGGCTTCGAGGTGTGGATCATTTCGGCGAGCCCCGAGGTTATGTACCGGCCCTTCCTGTCCCGGGCCCTGGGCATTCCCGTGACCAACGTCATCGGCGTGAAGTCCGTGGTCCACGGCGGCAGGATCACCGGGACCATGGTGCTCCCGGTTCCCCAGGACCGGGGAAAGAAGGAGGCGGTGGAAACCTTCGTGCAGGAGGCGCCCCTCTTCGCGGCGGGGAACAGCCGCGGCGACCGTGAGATGATCGAGTGCAGCAGGGGAATGCGGATGATCATCAACCCCGACGAGCACGTGGAGGCCGGCGAGGCCGAGAGCGTCGCCTCCTACGCGCGCCGCAGCGGCTGGCTCGTTGAGCGGATCCCGGACGTTCCTCCGGAAGGGTTTCCCGCCGTGTCTTCAAAGAAGTTCGGCATCAGGATAAATAAAACGAATAGGTGA